One part of the Bacteroidia bacterium genome encodes these proteins:
- a CDS encoding heavy-metal-associated domain-containing protein has translation MYKLLSFLFLFVGINSFAQTQKTVTVEIQTSAKCDECKERIEKALAYEKGVKQAQVNLKNAIVTITYNADKTNPQILRKAISLAGYDADSVKADTKAYQSLPTCCQKGH, from the coding sequence ATGTATAAACTCTTATCATTTCTTTTCTTATTCGTAGGTATAAATTCCTTTGCACAAACCCAAAAAACGGTCACGGTAGAAATTCAAACTTCTGCAAAATGCGACGAATGCAAGGAGAGAATTGAAAAAGCATTAGCCTACGAAAAAGGTGTTAAACAAGCTCAGGTAAACTTAAAAAATGCTATTGTAACAATTACTTACAATGCTGATAAAACAAACCCGCAAATTCTAAGAAAAGCTATATCCCTTGCTGGATATGATGCCGATTCTGTAAAAGCCGATACTAAAGCATACCAAAGTTTACCTACTTGCTGCCAAAAAGGGCACTAA